DNA sequence from the Oreochromis niloticus isolate F11D_XX linkage group LG8, O_niloticus_UMD_NMBU, whole genome shotgun sequence genome:
GAGGCCGAGAGTAAAAGAGAGGCAGCGAGTGAGGAAACAAAGACTGAGGAATGTTAAAGGAGGAATAGCTTACTGCCTATGTTAACTTTAGATGCTGAACGTAGTCGTCTAATGCGAAAACACAAGCCGAACgtctttttaaaaagcaatatTCTTGTATTCTGAGCAGTTTTGATGCAGGATTCACTCTCAAACTTTTCTGCTTGCTGCAGTCAAACTTGGCCACCCATCTGCACGAGGCTGCCTGTCAGATTGAGGATGGGGATAGATTTTAGAAAGACAGAACAAGAACGATAAAGAAGGAGAGGAAattggggtgggggggtttaGTGGATGAGAGTGTTTCTGGGCTCCATGTTGGGTTAGTTAATGACTGGTGCATATGTCAGCCACGCAGCTGTGGAGCTACAATCAGCCAGCCAGCTGAGGAAGGGAGTGACGGATGGactggagagagaaaaagagagatgcagaCAGATAGAAAGTATTAAGCCGTgaatgcgcgcacacacacacacacacacacacacacacaaaactagAGAAAACAGTTCTGAGGGAGAGCAGTGAAGCAGAGGAGGTGAGATAGAGGATTTTGAGCGAAATAAACAGAGAGAGCCATCCAGAGGGAATAGAGAGcgaaggagagaaagagaagttGCCAAGATAGTTTCCATTCTTCTTATCCTCCCTCAACTAGCTGAAGTAGAAATGGCAGAGGCTGCAGTCCAAATCATTACACTCAGCTGCCTTCCTGGAAAGTATTTACTGTtgtcaataacaaaaaaaaaaaccaaagagaAGGCAGAgtgtataaaagaagaaagttTCATGGCTCTCTTTGCATTCTTCGTagatatttacatattttctaTAAGCAGCACCTTCTCAGGAATTCTTTTCACCTCTGCTTCCTATGACCCCCCTTCCCCCTCTTATTTTTACCCCGGCCATCCAGCCTGTCCTTCTCCATCCTGGCCCATGTTCCATCAGCTCTTGGATTTAAGCCTTTAAGAGCCTCTTTTCCCTCCAGTAAGAGCTTTAAGGCAGAATGTGTGTggaatgcagtttttttttaagaggggGAAGGATCAGAGCTGGACAGAAATAGGTACAGGGTGAGAACAGGAGCGGATGCTTCAGTAGAAAGTCTTTGACCTTGAGTTGTCCCCGCCTTCTCGCTGCCCCACAAAACACCCTGGGTAACTCTGACGAGGGTCTTTTTGTGAGGCAAGGACACTAGTTTATTGTGCCTTGGTTATTACTCATAAATGGTGTTTGTAGTATTAGGTGCACAGGTGTAAAGCCTGAGCGGATTATCACTGACTGGGCTGCTGTGGAGTGAGACATCTGTGGAAATACGTTATGGGTTAATGTGTAGTGCACCCGTCAAAGACTGTGCCACTGAATTCCTGTCATTTTGCAAGCCTGCAGCTCGATTCCTTCTGTATCCATGCTAATTAGCCGGCAATATCCAGTTTAGTGTTAATACAAATCATTGAGAACAGTGAAATGCATGCATAGCTTGATGCATAGTGTCAAATCGCTGCAGGTTGCTGGTTATGCATAAGatatatatgagtgtgtgtgtgtgtgtgtgtgtgtgtgtgtgtgtgtgtgtgtaaccccTCAGCtaactgtgcttttttttctttcttgtgttcCTGCAGGCAGACCCGGGAGCAGGAAACGCCGCCAGACTTCTTCTATTTTTCTGACTTTGAAAGACACAATGCTGAAATTGCAGCCTTTCATCTGGACAAGTAGGTGAACACTAGCCTGTCACAATACTCTGAGACTTTTTGAAAACCACCAGTCCCTCATATAAACCAGAAGATCAAAAGATTTTAGCTTTTCCGTACTTTGTTGCAAAGGGCAAGATTATCAGCCGCAGGCAAGCTACACATCACCATAAAGGAAAAGATAGACCTTTTcaatgtaaatgttttattctgaatTTTATGTGCCTGTATAGGCACAGATCACCCTCACTACACTGACATGCCCAACCAGTCATTTCAGTtcaaaccttaaaaaaacaGGCAAAATATTTGTTTCCgtgcttttttttaagtgaataAAACCATAAAgcaatctttttctttttccataacCCAGCTGATGAATTCAGATTGAACCTAAACATGTGTCGATGAGGCAATCAATGATTTGCACATAACAAATTAAATCACATCATTTTTGATTTGTAATTTGTTGGTTTTTGACATTAGAGTTGGTGTGAACTCGAAAgcagactgttttgtttttgcaaggGCAATTTATTGTGTAACATACAGACTTGTTTGTGAGCAACAGTACTGTGGCTAGCTTAAAAATCCTGACATGCAAAGCACATGTAAGGCCTTTAACTTTATTAAAGTGCAGAGGGATTCAGAGTTGCAGATTTTTACTTGTAAAATATATGAACGTCTTCATTAAAACACAttataaaaagcaaaagtaaacacaataaaaatacacttttattCAGCTTCCTGGGTCCAACATAATAATGTATGTAACATGGCTAAAACAAGGAAAGATGCAGCTTGGCACAAACCAGAAGGCAAAGCTCAATTTAACTGAAACAACGTTAAAGAATTAGCTGTGAAAAGACCTCTTCCTTCAGGGGCAGCAGTGGGTGTCTGGCCTTGAGCACCATAACACCCAGAAACAGCCCTGTTGCTACAAACACTTCAGACTTAATAAGGAGGGGAGAAAAAAGCTCATGTTCTTAAATTTACACTAACCTCCCAAGTATTTTTTCCACCCTCGAGGGCCAACATCCTGCAGGGTTTTGTTCCTCCCTGATTGCTATTTCTTTTTTGCCTGTCCTCGTGTCAGCTCATTAACCGCCTGGGAGGAACAGAGATCCCAAAGAGAACACCAGATCCGTGTACTGGTGTCTTACAGTAACGCTTTAAGACACGTGTGCTCGTGTGAATATTCTCCATATTTTGTGCAAAGCCTTGCTAATTAATGCGTGAATTCTCTTACATAATTGCTCGATTAGCATAATCTGGTTATTACAGTATCAAAGGATAAAAAGATCAAAATGTTGCCATTCTACCTGTTTTTAAAGGTTCGactgaggaaaaagaaaatagcCGACTGAAGTCACCCCAGGTATAGCAACACATAGTCTTTACGCCGTGTGGATGAAAACCTTCCATATTCTTCTGCACTTATTTGCACATTTGCTTCCTGTCCCTCAGAAACTCTTTGTTTTCCGCCCAAACACAGTGAATGGTTCAAGTTTGACCCATACAGCAGAAGCTGTGAGCTCCGAGAGGCCATGAGTCATAACGGATGAATGCTGAACTCCTGCAGCTAGCATCTGACTGAACAATGACTACAGCCTCCTTGCTTAGCTAACGACCAAGCTCTGTGACTTCACTGCCTTTACCAGGCTAGTACTTTACGGCCCACCCGGCTGCTGGAGAGACTTTAATGAAAAGAGAAATCCTCGCGAGGGCCTCTGATCGACGAGCGAGAGCAATGAGTTTTAGTGCGTTGCTGTTAAAGTCATGCTGACGTCACTGTGGCTGTTTGCTATTACGAGCAGAGGGCTTGTGTTGTAGTCTGAATCCTGGTGCTCCTCTGTGCTGACACGAGATGATACCGACGTCTTGcgtacatacacacaaacacacacgtctACACACAATAGGGCCATAGAAGGCCGTGATGGTGAATCTGCTTTTCCTTTAGGCACAATGACACAGTTCATCTGGAATTGCATTAGAAGTGGCGTTCTTCACCAGTCTGCTTCACATCTGGTCCGCCTCTCCGCatacacacatgaaaatatGCTCCAGCATATGTGTGGGTTAAGGGGAAGAAGAGGAAACCAAAGGCACGAAAGGCCCTGTGCCATTCTAAATATAAGCCAGGCAGGGTTTGCCAAAAGCAGcgctttatttttttccttattttgtcTGTTCTAAATTAGAGCCTGTccagagagctgctgctgctgctgctggtgcagAGGCTGAGGCTACACTGCCTCCCAGGGGggcccacagacacacacgcacaggcaCTTTTAAAGCATCGCTAGCACAGCCGCgtgcacgcatacacacaccaaCACTGACAATGTCTTTTCCTATATGGGCTAAACTGCTTTAGGCATCATTAATAATGTGATTGGATTTAACTGGGAAGTGCTGCATTAGGTAGTCAGCAGATTTAAAGTCATACAAGGCCAAATGTGACCTTAAAATATTAAACCATATAAGCCCCAATCTCACGAGACCCACTTGGGTCTTATACATTTTCTCAGCTGGGAATATGGAAAGCAGCGATTCCCACTGTTGTTCAATTCACGGCTCTTAGCAGGTTCTCTCAAACCCAAACTAAATATAACGCAAGTTTGAAATGGGCACTGTGGGAATTGGGCTTATCAGAGGGGACGAAGATGGAAGAAAATGTGTGTGAGCGATAAAAGAAGCAGAAGCCAGCACTAGCTGTTCCCTTTAGCATGGCAGCAGGCCCAGGCCCAGCAGGCCAAACAGCACCGTACAACACCGCATCCTGTGTCCTTCTGTCTCTTTGACAGGGAGCAGGAAAGAGACTGCACGTGTCTGTGTCACTGCACCCGCCAACACACTTGATGGCATCATTTGTATGATGGGCTTGTTCTCCCATATCGCTGCATCTCTCTTCTCTCATTCCCGCGCCTTCATTTCATTTAATCAGTCTGCCTCCCTGTGTCTCCCTGCCCTCAGGCCTTGGCCATTAGGTGTTGTCAGAGGTATCAATTTTTAAAGAGCCCATGCTGATGCTGTAGTTGGGTGGCTGCATGCATGCAGGAAGACATTCACGCCATATTAAACCTTTCTCAAATGCGTATCTGGGGTGGTTTCCGGTCAAatgatgcaaaaaaacaaacgcaGAAATAGATTAGAATGCACTGGAAGCTTATATCTCTCAGCATATTAAGGCAATAAAAAGCTgcactgaagttaaaaaatgAGCTTAATGTAGAACCACAGCCACATGAAAACCACAGGGAGGTTTACCAGCATGTGGCTTAACTGTCTGGTACTTGTGTCACAGTGCCCCCTTCTGGTAGTGACATTCAATCACATAAGGTTTCACTATGACAGCACAGGTATTTCGCTCCAGTGGCATAAAGGATGAAGTACTGATTCCTCTAAGTGAGGGATTGTAAGTTCGCCTCCCATCTGGTGTGAAAAAGCTTTTCTGCATTACAAACAGCTGGTCCCTGTTGCTGCTGTGCACACATAGAAGTTCAATACACTGCAGATTTTCAAAGGACGATGAACGGAGGGGTCATCTAGTATCCTTTGGTGGCCCTATTGTGGCCTGTAGGTTGATGTTTGACAGTGAAGACAGTGACATCCTGGAGAACATCAAGTTAAACTAACTAAATCACATCTGTGCTTTTAGAATTTACTCAATTATGATTCAGTTGTTGCTTATGTTATCCATAGAGTCCATATTATGCATAGAATGAAACATTAGGTTAAAATAATGACCTGTGTCTTGCTGCATTTACTGCAACTGCCAGCACTGTTGACGAGCGGTCCACATCCAAATGACCACGGTTAATGTATTTGTTCTTTGGACGTGTGCACTCATCGCTTTCATACTTTTTTGGTGGGCTGCCACTGAAGTCAGAGCATGACCCTGAGTATTTGTCTCCATCCTGTAGGATCCTGGACTTCCGTCGTGTCCCTCCTGTGGCCGGCCGGCTAGTCAACATGACAAAAGAGATCCGCGATGTTACACGAGATAAAAAGCTCTGGAGGACCTTCTTCATTTCACCAGGTACACAtctagaaaagaaaaactttccctttgattgactttttaaaaaaattttctcAAGCTAACTTGGACATACCGCTCAAATGTCAATCATTTCAACTATTTTTAGCTTCTCTTCCAAAAACCGCTCGTGTCCATGTGCAGGTTCCCAAACATCTGCTGATGGTCTGAATTGTTGATGTCAGAAGAACACCTTAAAAGATTTTTTAACATCCCCcctcaaaaaatgtaaaagcacagcaaaaataaaGCAACTCCTTGATCATAATGTAGAGCAAGTCTTATGGCCTGAATTGCTGTGATATTCATTTGCATGGGATTAGTATTATCAGGGGACTTTACCTTGTGCCAAAGCACGACAGTTAACTAGCAATGCAGCTTTACATATTATACACAAGGAAAATTGTCACAGGATTAAAATGAATGACAATCTCAGCAATTAATACAGGTCAGCGAGCGTCCCCAGGTAATTTCAAAGTGGTCTTTAAATATATGTGGAGCGAatgacaaaaagacaaaaagagtgCAGTGACTCTGTAAGTATTTAACACTGACTGGCTGATCGGAGTATAAGTATATCAAtgtgtttgcttttatttttctgactTTTAGCCAACAATGTGTGCTTCTACGGAGAGTGTTCCTACTACTGCTCCACTGAGCACGCTCTGTGTGGTAAACCTGACCAGATAGAAGGATCTCTGGCCGCCTTCCTCCCGGACCTGGCCCTTGCCAAACGCAAGACCTGGAGGAACCCATGGAGACGCTCGTACCACAAACGGAAGAAGGCAGAGTAAGACGTCGATCCCGTGTTCAGACACTCCTGCATTCGCACACGCTCAGTAGAAGCAAATGCTGATTCACTGCAATTTGGGGGTGTTTATtgaagtcactgacagttaccAGCAGCATATACAGCCTTAATTTCAATCTTATTACGACGCAGTAAAAAAACACTTAGATCTAAAAGTACATagcaaaaaaagggaaatgggtttaaaagacatttttccaAATCAgatgcaaaaaaattaaaagtattaAACGTTTCTTCAGATGGGAAGTGGACCCAGACTACTGTGAGGAGGTCAAACAGACTCCACCTTATGACAGTGGCACACGactgctggacattatggacatGACCATCTTTGACTTCCTCATGGGTGAGTGTCTGACATAAGATGATGAATCAGTTTTCTACCAACACCGAAAAGCCGGATTGTTTAGTGTTCAGTCGAGTGAACGTTATCATCCATGACTCTACTGCCATCAGTGGGTTTTATCTTTTCATACTTTTATACAGTATGTAGTCTTATTAGCAGGTATATTAGTCACATATTATAACATCCActagctgatttgttttttgttttcctctttcttaaCAGGAAACATGGATCGCCATCATTATGAGACATTTGAAAAGTTTGGAAATGAGACCTTCATCATCCACCTAGACAACGGCAGAGGGTGAGTCAGTGCAGTACGTTTGCTACTTTGACTCATAGCTTTAGTTTAAAGGGTTGAGTGCCTGCTGTGGGTCAGGGATGAGTCGTTGCTCTAAAtagaggagtttaagtatcgtGGGGTCTTGTTCATGAAGGAGGGcttggctgcagtgatgcagacgcTGCGCTGGCGcatcgtggtgaagagagagccgagtgtaaaagcaaagctgtcAGTTTATTGGTTAATCTACATTCCTACCCTTACCTATGATCATGAGctttgggtagtgaccgaaataATGAGATCACAGATACAAGCGTCATAAATGAGCGTGCTCCAAAGGGCAGCTGaactctcccttagagatagttTGAGGTTGTGCAGTCATTTGAGAGGGCCTCACAGTAGGCCGGTTGAGGTGGTTTGGCTATCTGACAATGATGTCTCCTGACTGCCTCAGAGTGTTGTGGACATGATGCACAGAAATCTGGACACTTATATTTATGCTTTTCCGTCTTAGCTTTGGAAAACACTCGCATGACGAGCTGTCCATCCTGGTGCCACTGACCCAGTGCTGCAGGTGAGGTCTTCATTTTTGATAGTTCTGGGAGAATAGTGCAAtatagaaggaaaaaaacctATTTAAAAATTATAATCTGTATGAAGCTAGTAAAGGTGCACATGGGgtgctgttgtattttggtgtgAGTGTTGCTGAGCAGAGGCAGAGATGTAAAGCGTGTGGCCGCGCTGACTCTTCCCCCCCCCGGCTGTTCTCTTTCTGCAGGGTAAGGAAGTCTACCCACTTGCGACTGCAGCTGCTGGCTAAGGAGGAATACAAGCTGTCTGTGCTCATGGCAGAGTCCCTGGTGAGGGACCGCCTCTCTCCCATCCTCATCCAGCCACATCTGGACGCCATGGACCGACGACTGCGCCAGGTCAGTGCTTCACACTCATAAAGCAGTTTGCTTGGGATTGTCTATTGAATATATGAAACTATAAACAGTCAGTTAAATGCATTCATTTCATAATTACTTAATGTTTATCAGCAGCTAGAAGTGACTGACGATTTGATTTCTGGAGTCATGGACCAGTAGAAAGTGTGTTTGGAGGACAAAAGAGGAACACATTTGCTTAAATGCAGTCTCAAATACTTGATCCCAGATTTTCcctcattttttttcattcataaacaataaaagatCACGAACTGGAAGTCTCGGCTCTTTGACGAGTCATCAGCAGTACCACAGAGGTCTGAGAGTTGTGTCACCGTTCTCTTGTTCTTGGAAAAGCTAGTCAGTACTTAGTGGTTACAAAAAAAGCTTACCATATACTAACAGCTTGGCGTTTTCTTGTCACCAGGTGCTAAATGTGCTGTCAGATTGCATCGAAAAGGAGGGATACAGCTACGTTGTGGAGGACGACCTCCAGGGATACCAAGGGACAGACCACGCCCACAACGGCCCGAGAAGGAGGTAGCTGCCTCGGGGTGCGCTTGGCGGGAGGACTTGGACTGACTACCTGGAGATTTGAGGCTGGACGGACCAAACCCAGTCTACCTTTAAACTGAACTGGAATCCTGCAACGCAGATGAACTCCATCTGTGCTTAATTTCTCCGAGGGCTTAAATTCTGCTGAACTTACAGGAAAGCCCACCTGCCCGAGGTAATAAGCTGCGCGGAAGAGGACGCCTGCTGGATAggactgaaaaaaagaacagtgcAAAAACTTGTAACTGTACTGATGCCCGAGACACGGGCGATGCTGAAGATTTCTGGACCGATCCGGGGCGTAGCAGAACCGAACCACCCCGCGTCACCTAGCCTCCTTTGAAAAACCCAACCCTGAGTTTAGTGTACCACCACAGCCGACCCCGCCTACCAACCAAACCGTTAAAGTCTTGCAAAGGACGCCTTCTCTCGCCTTTCTGGTTCAGGACCCGTTTTTTTGAATTCAGTGAATTCCGAGGGACTCGTAAAAGAATCCAGCCCCCTCCTCTTCACATGCTGAATTATGTGTTTCTACCTGCTGTTGAATATTGCAAGCGTAATGGTTAACCAATCAGGGTGGCTGGAAGAGGTAGAAGGGGACTTCCTGTTCTTGTCATTATGAAAATTATATTGATTTGCTgcgatttttattttttaactttattcctGCTGAGCCGTTTCAGCATCTCATAGTTGGACGATGAAAAATATTCGACTGGAGTGGAGTGCAGGTTTACTCCTGGATTAGCCCATGAATTATTGCCCATAAATGTTACATGTCCTTAAGagagtatttattatttattgttcaaAATGAATACTAATCAGTAACATATCTtcttgttccttttttctttgtcttaaaGCTGAATTTCCTTATTTTGTCCACAAGAGGGCAACCTGAGCACGTGCAAAAAGGGTGGCCAGCTGCCGGGTACTGGCAGTCCCATTTTACAGGGACCACAGATCGCCACGTGtgtttacagcatttacattttgtttttgttccccCAACTTTATTGCCTTCAGCGCAACAGACATGCGGTTAGAGTTACGGTACCAAAAGCCAAATGTGACACTAATGTTTCTTTGTAATATATATTTGATGtccagatgttgctgttgtggAGAGATTATTTTTCAGGATGTATATTTCATTCATTACCAGCAGCTCATAGCTTAACTGTTGGTGTCGATGATTCAGTCACTGGCTGAAAGTTTAATATATTACATTAGGAAAAATCTAGTGCCTGTGCAATGATAGAAATACTTGAATGTCTGGATTCATAGCAGAAAGGGTTAAGCTCCTCCTGGGTACGAGCTATAGATAAGACACAGAGGTCTACATATGTGTGCTGACTCCATCTGTTCCATAAGGGGTTTTTATTAAGTTTCCATAGTCCTGTGTCAGGGCGGTACAGTGTGTATGGATGTATGGGTGGATCAATGGAGAACCTTAGATGGTGTCCTTGAAGTgaaaatgcttctttttttttctttctttttgtttttattccgCTCATCGTTTCTGTGGATTTTATCTTGAATTTCTTTGCATCATGGTAAAAgtgcaataaaacaaaatcagcataatttgagtgtttttttcctccatacACACTTCTTCCTGACGGTAACAATGTGTCATTTTCATTGTCTAAAGCAAAGCAAGCAACGTAATGTGAAATGTCATTAAACAAATGATATGCAAGCACTCCTCCgcctctttttagtgagccagATCGTTTTGACTCGGCTCAAGAAGAAGAGCGAACCTCCTCACCCGTCTCAGTGCCTCGCAGCTTTCTgagctctctctttttcttctgacCTTCAGTCCTCAGGATAGTTAGGATAGGATATTGGATTAGATTAAACTTAAGTGGGACAGACCAGTAAAAACACCGTTCTGTGAGTGTAAACAAGTGTAGTTGTATATTTCATCCCTGAAACGTctcaatataaaaaaaagaggtgCAATTTCAACAGCACTTCTCAGTTTTACTACATGAAAGAAATGCTGCTCTATTTAATGAATGAAATCTTTGGGCTTAAATtgtaaaaaacataaatacatgtgtaagatttattttactgtaaactCAATGTAAAAAAGAAGTTTTTCTGTTGCTTTGCAGGTCTTCATCAGTAAGACAAACTGTAATACTTCTGAAAATACATTTAAGAACATCGTCACACAAATTTTTAAGACGTCCAGTGGACCAGATTTGAGTCTTGGCTAGGCCGATTCTGGTCCACGGGCCTTATTTGTGACACCCCTGCTCCAAATGCTGCTTGAGGCGAgctgtaaaaagaaatcaatCTTCATAGACTCCCACTTGTGTCTAGTATCATCCTTCCAACTTTGAGTGGAGggaatgttttatatttggaTAATTGCAGTttgtaaatacatttaaacacaGAGCACCCTTTCATTTAACTGGTAACAATAATTctgaaaaatataataataaatgctCAACATGCATCACAAACATGAGTCCAGTTTGGTGACATGTATTTGGAGGGGCAGAGCTCGTCAGTGAAAGCAGTTACAACCATAATAACTCGGCTGTCAAgtcaagataaaaataaataaataaaaaaaccaaaaagctAAGATGAGAAAAGTAGCGAAAAGTCAGataaataagattttaaaaagtaattaataattaaaaattctTGAAAGTTCCTGGAGTGGGTGGGTACCATCTGCCTGAGGGTAACAAGGAGAATAGCTGGTGTGCTACGTGGATGGCTGCGATCCTTGATTATACTGTGGGCCTTACGCAGGCACTGCTGGAGGTAGATGTCTTTAATGGCAGGAAGGCTCGTGATAGTGATGCTCTTTGTCACATCATCACGGAAAAAGCCTTCCTGGTTGTGAATCATGTTGTCTTCCTCTTGTACACAGACGATTAGACTGTTACCATAGCctgtttccttttaaaaaaaattaaaaacacttaCAAGGCATCTGTGTTTATAAGCATCTAAACTGACGTTAGACTGTTACAGCCACCAGATCTCTGGGATCACATAAACCCCACATTGAGTGTGAGGCAATTATCTTATAGGGAAATAAATAAGATAGTGAGTGTGTTAGCACGAGTCTGCGGgggaagtgtgtgtttgtgtgtgttttgtcttcTTCTTATCCCTTCTGTCAATtacgttttatttatttatttacaaaaaaatcttTCTCTTGCCAAAATTTCTATTGAGGACATCCAGGTATTAAAGAGGTCCCTCAAACTGATGTTGAAGTTGTGGAATTATGgttaaaagtttaaaactgtttattttattttttcctcccaGTTATAAATAACATCTGTCAACATCTGTAAACAACAGCTTTAGACAAGCTAATAATTAATATGCATGTACCAGTTATGGTAATatattgaattcaattcaattgtatttacatagttgcctcaaggtgctttatattgtaagataaacaCCCAACGAAGCACTTggtgaaagtgggaaggaaaaactcccttttaacaggaagaaacctctggcagaagcAGGCTTAGAGGCAGCCATGGGGAGGAAAatgggacaaaagacacaccatggaagagagccagagattaataataccTAATATATAGTATTATGAtcaataataatgattaataataactagTTCAGACAGTCAATAGGTGCTTTTGACAAaggcaaaaaagggaaaatcgCCTCCCCTGTGATACTGAAGAGCTCCACATCATCCAGTGTAATTTG
Encoded proteins:
- the fam20cb gene encoding extracellular serine/threonine protein kinase FAM20C, with amino-acid sequence MKMILLRKFRVLILMVFLIACSMHIMIDLLPKLERHGSTGCSCSHTPSEEPKSWGKQGWPNKHSLRILQDFSNEPSSNVSSHSLERVPVAGDKSQAFRRLDHQGQRGDRKRQFIQDAGVTKNVPAKGSRLSALYDHPLYKTSLPPLTDEDTLFNVNTDIRFDPKAAEDQAWAGESNIDEFSPTGELTADSYPNWLRFHIGINRYELYSRHNPVIDALLKDLATQRITSVAMKSGGTQLKLIMTFQNYGQALFKPMKQTREQETPPDFFYFSDFERHNAEIAAFHLDKILDFRRVPPVAGRLVNMTKEIRDVTRDKKLWRTFFISPANNVCFYGECSYYCSTEHALCGKPDQIEGSLAAFLPDLALAKRKTWRNPWRRSYHKRKKAEWEVDPDYCEEVKQTPPYDSGTRLLDIMDMTIFDFLMGNMDRHHYETFEKFGNETFIIHLDNGRGFGKHSHDELSILVPLTQCCRVRKSTHLRLQLLAKEEYKLSVLMAESLVRDRLSPILIQPHLDAMDRRLRQVLNVLSDCIEKEGYSYVVEDDLQGYQGTDHAHNGPRRR